From a single Streptomyces sp. NBC_01264 genomic region:
- a CDS encoding Zn-ribbon domain-containing OB-fold protein has translation MSTGAGTAARFDLPEIDDFTRPYWDAAAEGRLLLRRCGECGKAHHYPREFCPACWAGEDRVTWETASGRATLYTWSVIHRNDLPPFGGRVPYVAAVVDLAEGPRMMTEVVGGEGAEPGVGLRVGMDLEVAFREAAEGVWVAVFAPRVA, from the coding sequence GTGAGTACTGGAGCCGGTACGGCTGCGCGGTTCGACCTGCCGGAGATCGACGACTTCACGCGGCCCTACTGGGACGCGGCGGCGGAGGGGCGGCTGTTGCTGCGCCGCTGCGGGGAGTGCGGCAAGGCGCACCACTACCCGCGGGAGTTCTGCCCGGCCTGCTGGGCGGGGGAGGACCGCGTGACGTGGGAGACGGCGAGCGGGCGGGCCACGCTGTACACCTGGTCGGTGATCCACCGGAACGACCTGCCGCCCTTCGGGGGGCGGGTGCCTTATGTGGCGGCGGTGGTGGATCTTGCGGAGGGGCCGCGGATGATGACCGAGGTCGTGGGTGGGGAGGGGGCGGAGCCGGGGGTGGGGCTGCGCGTGGGCATGGACCTGGAAGTGGCCTTCCGGGAGGCGGCGGAGGGTGTTTGGGTGGCGGTGTTCGCGCCGCGCGTCGCCTGA